In Terriglobia bacterium, the DNA window CGCGCGGTGGTGGGCTTAATGCTTGCCACTTCAAATGACGGCTTCGGCCAGGGCGCTGGCGTCTGTGCCACCGCCGCTATAGCGGCCATTAAGAATGCGACTATCACCGCAATCCATCTCATGCTGTGCTCCAACGGAATACTGACCAAGAGTCTGCCGCGGGAAGGCGTGTGGTGGGAAGTAAAAAGCATTCGTAGAGGAAGGTGAGATAATTTCACGCGTGAACCGTCACCGAAACTTCCCAGGACAGCACGTAGCGGCTGTACCAGTCGATGACCGCCACCAAGTAGACGAAGCCGCCACGCAGCCGAATATACGTTATGTCTGTGCTCCAGACCTGATTGGGCCGTTCGATTTTCACGCCACGCAACAGGTACGGATAGATCCGGTGTCCTGGATGTGCTGTCGATACCGCGGCTTCGGATAGATCGCCTCCAAGCCCATGAGTCGCATCAGCCGTTGCACTCGCTTGCGATTGACCATCCCGCCCTGCTTGCCCAGTTCGAACGTCATCCGCCGGCTGCCGTAGAACGCGTCTTCGTATACTGCTCGTCGATCCGCCGCATCAACTCTAAATCCTCGGCGCTTTCGCCCAAGGATTTGTAGTACAAGCTGGATCGCGCCAGCCCCGCCAAATCGCACTGCTCGACGATGCTCAATTCCTGGTGATTTGGTTCGATCCATTGCCGCTTCTCCTCTATCGCCGCAAGATCCCCGACTTTTTTTGCAACCAAATTGCACCTGCAACTTTCCGATCTGCCGGTAGAGTTCGTCCTTCTCCTGTTCATCTGCCACGTCGCGCCGTTCGCGAGCTCCAGAAAAAAGATCCTCGGCCGCCTCCTGCAAGTGTTTCTTCCAAGTTGTAATTTGATTTGGATGAACGCCGTGAGCCGTCGCCAACTCCTGAACCGTCCGCTGACCTTTGATCGCCTCCACCGCGATCTTCGCCTTGAACGCTCCGGTGTACTGCTTCCGCTGTCTTCCCATGCTCTCTCCTTAGAGCAGCGGAAATCCACCTTAGGTTCCTGTCCAGTTTTTGGGGTCCACTTCATCCAGCAAGGGAAGAAAGAACCTTTCCCTCTGGATTGATTCGAATTACTGCAAACGGCGCGGGATTAGCAGGGACACGGTTGCAGATGTGGTGAAGCAGGCGTTGAGGGCGCTGCACGCTGTATAATGCGCGCGGAGTACTGCAGCCGGAAGGAATAAATATTCTGCATGAGTTGCCGAGACTTCTCTGACCTTTTCGAGCGTGTCGCAGAGAAAAGACATCGCGGATCTTATTGAAATAATCATTCAACCCACGTTAACTCCAGTTCGCCTGAAACACTAAACGCAAGAAGGACCGAAGAAGGTCCGCCAACCAACGTTTGAGGGAGGATGTCTTTAGGGTCTTCGCTTTTTACTTCCCACCACGCGCCCTCTGGCTGCCGCAGACATTGACGTCCGCACAAAATGCAAGGTACGCTGCCTGAATTCATTAGGGCGGTCGAGATTACAGAATATATGCGTGGCGGCGGTAAGCTGAAATCACGCGGTAATTCGACGGAATGAACAGGCCCGCACCGAAGCACGTCTTGACTCGGCAACGTCCAAGCGCGCGGGAAAAAGTATAGAGGATGTTGAAGTAATGAGCGAAATGCCGCAAGCTTCGGAGATTCATAGTTCCGTTGAGGCGAGTCCCGCTGCCACAGGGCCGGCCGGTCCGCTCTTCGAGGGGCAGGTCGGCGCATATTATCTTCTTTCCATGCTTGCCGGGGGGGAGCCGCGAGGGTTGCCAGGCACAACCGTGACCGGGATCGAATTCCAGCGGGCTTCCGAGCGCCCCCTTGACGACGTGATCGTCCACGCGACCGATGCACAAGCCAATCCAGCCGTGCTTGAAGTACAAGTCAAGAGAACCATCGATTTCACCGCGAGCGACTCTGTCTTCCGGGCACTTGTCGCTCAAGTCGCAAGGGCCGCGGCCAAGCCGGAATTTGACACGCAGCATTACGAGCTTGCCGTCGCAACGGAACGGACGTCAACGAAGATCGAACGCAGCTACCAGGAAGTGCTGTCATGGGTGCGGGAACTTGGTTCAGCAGAGACGTTTTTCAAGCGTCTCAACCAGAAACGACTTGCCAACAGCGACATGCGCAAGTTCGTTGAGAATTTCCGCGCGAACCTGAAACTGGCAGGCTCGCCGCACGACGACGCAGCCGTCTGGCGCATTCTGCGACGTTTCCAAATCCTTGTGTTCGATTTCAATCAGGAAGGGTCAGCA includes these proteins:
- a CDS encoding IS3 family transposase, with amino-acid sequence MGRQRKQYTGAFKAKIAVEAIKGQRTVQELATAHGVHPNQITTWKKHLQEAAEDLFSGARERRDVADEQEKDELYRQIGKLQVQFGCKKSRGSCGDRGEAAMDRTKSPGIEHRRAVRFGGAGAIQLVLQILGRKRRGFRVDAADRRAVYEDAFYGSRRMTFELGKQGGMVNRKRVQRLMRLMGLEAIYPKPRYRQHIQDTGSIRTCCVA
- a CDS encoding DDE-type integrase/transposase/recombinase produces the protein MKIERPNQVWSTDITYIRLRGGFVYLVAVIDWYSRYVLSWEVSVTVHA